A stretch of Aureispira sp. CCB-E DNA encodes these proteins:
- a CDS encoding zinc-dependent peptidase, with the protein MFAGLIFIPSFILAAVIFLLAYNNYVLSFSTIWIAVVPFSIGLGAYIVRNGLNEWWYVRHPPGLSELEKNILARFFPYYRRLSVQHKKKFEDRISVFRLQKQFQMRLLDKIPGDMQLLVSATAVQLTMGLEDEKEILDNLGMVVLFPKEFITPDINTQLHYVEFNTDVFSCLLLAINFFTKGIRDPEHYYHSGLHGMAKAFKIKYGYSDDTIPYEDKKELLVKLHHLREFEIGYQFLYTGLPSMEIFEMCTEHFFQIPTKMQEHLPEVYRYFMDIYHQDPSNGSNPIIQNISSNLDDNLEAA; encoded by the coding sequence ATGTTTGCTGGCTTAATTTTTATCCCTTCTTTTATTCTTGCTGCTGTTATATTTCTATTGGCGTATAACAACTATGTCCTCTCATTTTCTACTATATGGATTGCTGTTGTCCCTTTCTCTATAGGACTTGGAGCTTATATTGTGCGTAATGGACTCAACGAATGGTGGTATGTACGACACCCTCCAGGACTCAGTGAGCTAGAAAAAAATATCTTGGCTCGCTTTTTTCCTTATTATAGAAGATTGAGTGTTCAGCACAAAAAAAAGTTTGAAGATCGCATCTCTGTTTTTCGTTTGCAAAAGCAATTTCAAATGCGCCTCTTAGACAAAATACCAGGCGATATGCAATTGTTAGTTTCGGCAACAGCTGTTCAACTAACAATGGGACTCGAAGATGAAAAAGAGATTCTTGATAATTTAGGTATGGTCGTTCTTTTTCCAAAAGAATTTATTACTCCAGACATCAATACGCAGTTACATTATGTTGAGTTTAATACGGATGTTTTTTCATGCCTACTCCTAGCCATTAATTTCTTCACCAAAGGTATTAGAGATCCCGAACATTACTATCACTCAGGGCTACACGGTATGGCCAAGGCATTTAAAATTAAATATGGCTATTCTGATGATACCATTCCTTATGAAGATAAAAAAGAACTGCTAGTCAAACTACACCATTTAAGAGAATTTGAAATTGGCTACCAGTTTTTATACACGGGTTTGCCGTCCATGGAAATCTTTGAAATGTGTACAGAACATTTCTTTCAAATTCCTACCAAGATGCAGGAACACTTGCCAGAGGTTTACCGATACTTTATGGATATATACCACCAAGACCCTAGCAATGGCAGCAATCCTATTATACAAAATATTTCATCCAACTTAGATGATAATTTAGAAGCGGCTTAA
- a CDS encoding BPTI/Kunitz-type proteinase inhibitor domain-containing protein has product MITKYFRVILFVMTFFFFASCEKDSSCTEHINECRLKCEMIPDMGWCGTGAEYKYYFNPTTQQCEPYIYIGYDAVFETLQECQACGCGNPEN; this is encoded by the coding sequence ATGATTACAAAATATTTTAGAGTAATTCTATTCGTAATGACGTTTTTTTTCTTTGCTAGTTGCGAAAAAGATAGCTCTTGCACCGAACACATAAATGAATGTCGTCTTAAATGCGAGATGATTCCAGATATGGGATGGTGTGGTACAGGAGCAGAATATAAGTATTATTTCAATCCTACTACTCAACAGTGTGAGCCTTATATTTATATTGGTTATGATGCTGTTTTTGAAACATTACAAGAATGCCAAGCTTGTGGTTGTGGTAATCCAGAAAATTAA
- a CDS encoding T9SS type A sorting domain-containing protein: MKKYNILILLFHLMILTAYGQEWTRELDGPYIPSLQWASSMFSGHDVTETNDGGYVMAGIQSFATGAPRDYPALIKVDAQGFNVWEKSYFSDSADVMAFSSVALEPMPNGHFLLGGINGQTIHLIQVDALGDTIWTKTYQSYCNQVGGPCMLDQLSLEATLDGNYILAISSHITLGAPIDLHHTQLIKIAPNGTVLWTKVHADAWAEAIQPTFDGGYILAGHQGNTAMLYKLDNNGDSTWLETYSGQGTASWHSVVQAPDSGYVVATELMGFVGPTPLLVKVDKTGANVLWSTYSLASTLGGIIGFANHVEYDNNGYYVVTGYVNRPHPVATVQLDVAFLGKVDLGGNVVVEQIFEEYFHNKGNVVRPTSDNGYILTGSYDNHQAYLVKSDSALNRPMHKFQGYIYNDSNGDCIKGTGETGFIHWLIEIKKSDGSVVYATADSNGYYEATVDTGTFVVKSLLPNTLWAGCVDSVVITSSQLENTDTFDFGARALVSCPLLNVDVSTALLRRCSSAVYTVTYCNQGTADAIGASVTVNLDTTLNFLGSNMPWSATTGMNTYLFNIGTVPPGGCGSFTIDVMVSCYSQLGQTHCVQANILPDSLCVNSSPLWDESDIDVTGVCYGDSIVYTITNVGTGGMSATRHYFVTEDHVILLVRPFNLGPGASVTEVVQTSNGAVYRLEAEQDVNHPHSTYSALGVLQCTDAAFTSNSSLGILGQFVEDDGSPAVSIDCQENVGAWDPNDKQARPIGYGTSHAIEANTDLEYHIRFQNTGTDTAFNVTVYDTLSSALNPSSIIPGASSHPYTWELKGNGIVVFTFNNILLPDSTANEAASHGYVKFKVKQQPDLPVGTLINNTAAIVFDMNAPVLTNTTFHTIDENFIVDIVKIGDRPQTMIEAYPNPFQEFVKIVVKGESFSTLEVRVVDAIGREVQYNKVAYQEEIILQRQNLETGVYFFQLIGDGELIGTGKLIAQ, encoded by the coding sequence ATGAAGAAGTATAACATATTGATTTTATTATTCCATTTAATGATCCTTACTGCTTATGGTCAGGAATGGACACGAGAACTGGATGGTCCATATATTCCTAGTTTGCAATGGGCAAGCTCCATGTTTAGTGGTCATGACGTAACAGAAACGAACGATGGAGGTTATGTGATGGCAGGGATACAATCCTTTGCAACAGGAGCACCACGAGATTATCCTGCTCTAATAAAAGTTGACGCACAAGGATTTAACGTTTGGGAAAAAAGCTATTTTTCTGATAGTGCAGATGTTATGGCTTTTTCTAGTGTAGCACTAGAACCAATGCCCAATGGTCACTTTTTGTTGGGAGGGATTAATGGACAAACCATTCATCTAATTCAAGTAGATGCTTTGGGGGATACCATATGGACAAAAACGTATCAAAGTTATTGCAATCAGGTTGGAGGACCTTGTATGCTTGATCAATTGAGTTTGGAGGCAACTTTAGATGGAAATTATATTTTAGCAATTAGCTCTCATATTACGCTTGGTGCACCGATAGATTTACACCATACACAGTTGATTAAGATTGCACCTAATGGAACGGTTTTGTGGACCAAAGTGCATGCAGATGCTTGGGCAGAGGCGATTCAACCTACTTTTGATGGAGGGTATATTTTAGCTGGACATCAGGGGAATACTGCCATGTTGTACAAGTTGGATAATAATGGTGATAGTACGTGGTTGGAGACCTATTCGGGGCAAGGAACGGCTAGTTGGCACAGTGTTGTTCAAGCACCAGACAGTGGTTATGTTGTCGCAACAGAATTAATGGGATTTGTAGGTCCAACTCCTTTGTTAGTAAAAGTAGATAAAACAGGGGCAAACGTACTTTGGTCGACCTACTCTTTGGCGTCTACTTTAGGAGGCATCATAGGTTTTGCAAATCATGTAGAATATGATAACAATGGATATTATGTTGTAACAGGCTATGTGAATCGACCGCATCCTGTTGCGACTGTTCAATTAGACGTTGCTTTTTTAGGAAAAGTAGATTTAGGTGGAAATGTTGTTGTAGAACAAATTTTTGAAGAATACTTTCATAACAAAGGCAATGTTGTTCGTCCTACTAGTGATAATGGGTATATATTGACAGGAAGTTATGATAACCATCAAGCTTATTTGGTGAAATCTGACTCGGCATTAAATCGTCCTATGCACAAATTTCAAGGTTATATTTATAACGATAGCAATGGGGATTGTATTAAGGGGACTGGTGAAACAGGATTTATCCATTGGTTGATAGAAATCAAGAAAAGCGATGGGTCGGTAGTCTATGCTACAGCAGATAGCAATGGTTATTATGAAGCTACGGTAGATACAGGGACTTTTGTTGTTAAGTCTCTTTTGCCGAATACATTGTGGGCAGGATGTGTCGATAGTGTTGTCATTACCTCAAGCCAGTTAGAAAATACCGATACATTCGATTTTGGTGCTAGAGCATTGGTTAGTTGTCCTTTGTTAAATGTAGATGTATCGACAGCTTTATTAAGACGTTGTTCTTCGGCTGTATACACAGTTACTTATTGTAATCAAGGAACGGCGGATGCTATTGGAGCTTCTGTAACAGTCAACTTGGATACAACACTGAATTTTTTAGGATCCAATATGCCTTGGTCAGCAACAACGGGTATGAATACTTACCTCTTTAATATAGGCACTGTTCCTCCAGGTGGTTGTGGTTCTTTTACAATAGATGTAATGGTCAGTTGTTATTCTCAATTAGGGCAAACGCATTGTGTTCAAGCCAACATATTACCTGATAGTTTGTGTGTGAATAGCAGTCCTTTGTGGGACGAGTCGGATATAGATGTGACAGGTGTTTGTTATGGAGATAGTATTGTTTATACGATTACCAATGTGGGAACTGGAGGAATGTCAGCTACTCGACATTATTTTGTAACAGAAGATCACGTAATTTTATTGGTTCGACCATTTAATTTAGGACCTGGAGCAAGTGTAACAGAAGTAGTGCAAACTTCCAATGGGGCTGTATATCGTTTAGAGGCAGAACAAGATGTCAACCATCCTCACAGTACCTATAGTGCTTTAGGAGTATTACAATGTACCGATGCTGCCTTTACATCCAATAGTTCCTTAGGGATATTGGGGCAGTTTGTAGAAGATGATGGTAGTCCTGCTGTATCTATTGATTGTCAAGAAAATGTAGGGGCTTGGGATCCCAATGACAAGCAAGCTCGTCCAATTGGTTATGGTACGTCCCATGCTATTGAAGCCAATACAGATTTAGAGTATCACATTCGTTTTCAAAATACAGGTACAGACACAGCGTTTAATGTTACGGTTTATGACACTTTGTCAAGTGCTCTTAATCCAAGTTCAATTATACCTGGTGCTAGCAGTCATCCCTATACTTGGGAGTTAAAAGGAAATGGTATTGTGGTCTTTACATTTAATAATATTTTACTACCTGATAGTACAGCTAACGAAGCGGCTTCGCATGGGTATGTTAAATTTAAAGTGAAACAACAACCTGATTTACCTGTTGGAACGTTAATTAATAATACAGCAGCTATTGTATTTGACATGAATGCACCAGTGTTGACCAATACAACTTTTCATACGATTGATGAAAACTTTATTGTAGATATCGTTAAGATTGGAGATCGACCTCAAACAATGATTGAAGCTTACCCTAATCCATTTCAAGAGTTTGTGAAAATTGTTGTGAAGGGAGAATCTTTCTCTACTTTAGAAGTGCGTGTGGTTGATGCTATCGGGAGAGAAGTTCAGTACAATAAAGTGGCGTATCAAGAAGAAATTATCTTACAACGTCAGAATTTAGAAACGGGGGTATATTTCTTCCAATTGATAGGAGACGGTGAACTTATTGGAACAGGAAAACTCATTGCTCAATAA
- a CDS encoding ParA family protein, producing MSIIISLLNHKGGVGKTTSAINIGAALVQLNKRVLLIDLDPQANLTISLGIPRQKVTIYENIRGEAEISPFTVKEGLDVVTSNLDLSGAEMELINEAGREFILRELFEPLAHDYDYIIIDCPPSLGLLTLNALTTSNYVMIPMQTEFLALQGIVKIKQVTDKVRFRLNKKLEIGGVIATMYDHRKVLNRDIVGTIEKFFGDKVFKTKIRSNVALAEAPSVGKDIFEYSKSSNGATDYLALAKEIIERIETVPA from the coding sequence ATGAGCATTATAATTTCATTGTTGAATCATAAAGGGGGAGTTGGTAAAACAACTTCAGCAATTAATATAGGAGCCGCTCTAGTACAATTAAACAAACGTGTTTTGTTGATAGATCTAGATCCTCAAGCAAATTTGACGATTTCGTTAGGAATTCCTCGTCAAAAAGTGACGATATATGAAAATATACGTGGAGAAGCAGAAATCAGTCCTTTTACTGTCAAGGAAGGGTTAGATGTGGTTACCTCTAATCTAGATTTGTCGGGAGCAGAGATGGAATTAATCAATGAAGCTGGTCGTGAATTTATTTTAAGAGAATTATTTGAACCTTTGGCGCATGATTACGATTATATAATTATAGACTGTCCGCCTTCACTTGGATTGTTAACCTTAAATGCTTTAACAACAAGTAACTATGTTATGATTCCGATGCAAACTGAGTTTTTGGCATTGCAAGGAATTGTTAAAATTAAGCAAGTTACAGACAAAGTTCGATTCCGTTTGAATAAAAAATTGGAAATTGGAGGGGTTATTGCTACTATGTATGACCATAGAAAAGTCTTGAATCGAGATATTGTGGGAACAATCGAAAAATTCTTTGGTGATAAGGTTTTTAAAACTAAAATTCGTAGCAACGTAGCCTTGGCAGAAGCACCAAGTGTTGGAAAAGATATTTTTGAATACAGCAAATCAAGTAATGGGGCAACCGATTATTTAGCCTTGGCAAAAGAAATTATTGAAAGAATAGAAACGGTTCCTGCTTAA
- a CDS encoding DUF6268 family outer membrane beta-barrel protein: MEYYFKIIGFCLFSTISQGQSFIFNQFFQPSLRINSLYNHDFNFLNKDRLHVGQADINCIIPIQSQLKLAVKWDKLLTLQLKKATQLKVYQLFWNFRPRVLYLDLSYQDNHLPHPFQQKPHITYGINTGLSGIHLIAKPFKQPKLFFYSVNIGLMEDYQSIQRTPIPNITTMFGFAHLRNFNFYWYYGFFFSYNNGQIIPAPFFGIQAKLTKTIWVNITLPVQVRFAFKVSKKLKIDLSAGLSNFSTAFGYLNTNNQWERSVFGDLRIRGALTTNIKLSPQAILYLEAGCYAYHFPAFRWGNTIFQTPVLSPSVYGSLSLYYSFKKSLLGSTIDGIILF; the protein is encoded by the coding sequence ATGGAATATTACTTCAAAATAATAGGTTTTTGCCTTTTTTCTACAATTTCTCAAGGACAATCGTTCATCTTCAATCAATTTTTTCAGCCAAGCTTAAGAATCAACAGCCTATACAATCACGATTTTAATTTTTTAAATAAAGATCGCTTACACGTCGGACAAGCAGATATCAATTGCATTATTCCCATTCAAAGTCAATTAAAACTAGCTGTAAAATGGGACAAACTACTAACACTGCAATTAAAAAAAGCCACACAACTAAAAGTCTATCAACTCTTTTGGAATTTCCGTCCTAGAGTACTCTATTTAGATTTGAGTTATCAAGACAATCATCTTCCGCATCCATTTCAACAAAAACCACACATTACCTACGGAATCAATACAGGTTTGTCTGGCATTCATTTAATCGCCAAACCCTTCAAACAACCTAAATTATTTTTTTACTCTGTCAATATTGGTTTAATGGAAGATTATCAATCCATACAACGGACACCTATCCCCAATATTACGACTATGTTTGGCTTTGCCCATCTACGCAATTTTAATTTTTACTGGTATTATGGCTTCTTTTTTAGTTATAACAATGGTCAAATCATTCCTGCCCCCTTTTTTGGTATCCAAGCCAAACTAACCAAAACAATTTGGGTCAATATCACCCTACCCGTTCAAGTGCGATTTGCCTTTAAAGTGTCAAAAAAATTAAAAATAGATTTGAGCGCAGGCTTGTCAAATTTTTCGACCGCATTTGGTTACCTCAATACCAACAACCAATGGGAACGATCTGTTTTTGGAGATTTACGAATTCGGGGAGCATTAACAACCAACATAAAACTTAGCCCTCAAGCTATATTGTACCTAGAAGCAGGTTGTTACGCCTATCATTTTCCAGCTTTTCGATGGGGCAACACTATATTTCAGACTCCAGTACTTAGTCCAAGTGTCTACGGAAGTTTATCGCTTTATTATAGTTTTAAAAAATCCTTGTTAGGCTCCACAATTGATGGAATCATTTTATTTTGA
- a CDS encoding DUF4349 domain-containing protein has translation MRYWYLLIFSLLMVACQPSQPSKIEQYNTAKTKANQNLESEFKHSISQQIDLQNNQVIDASDFAVSKQVVQDLEEALASLNQTTTLDSNQQNNPTLDSTNLTSSQPSRLENRPSNGAMLLNVRNYQETYDKVRALSKQYDFSIANELEQTGDFYKGNTMEIYTTPENFDVVLNEFRDLAVVIRQKQVWQQKEKKEYLPIVSRITTNKEHLASLNAQLEKTNNLDDQLKLKDKINAVHQELNLAVLDATNILNNQPYSTITLAFYQNLEMAKPKIETFRADFSSNLITGWGNFKQFLLDAALVWPYIIIGLILLLTVLLAVNSSRKRTRQFKLQMLHGQTLQQQKMAPPMATTAATTNSSKA, from the coding sequence ATGCGCTATTGGTATCTTTTAATATTCAGCCTTTTAATGGTTGCCTGTCAACCTTCTCAACCTTCCAAGATAGAGCAATATAATACCGCCAAAACAAAAGCCAATCAGAATCTAGAATCAGAATTCAAACATTCTATTAGTCAACAAATCGATTTACAAAATAATCAAGTTATTGATGCTAGTGACTTTGCTGTTTCCAAACAAGTCGTTCAAGATTTAGAGGAGGCGCTTGCTAGCTTAAATCAAACAACAACACTAGACAGCAATCAACAAAATAATCCAACTCTAGATTCTACTAACTTAACCAGTTCTCAACCTAGTCGTTTGGAGAACAGACCAAGCAATGGAGCAATGTTGTTGAATGTTCGCAATTATCAAGAAACATATGATAAAGTACGTGCTTTGTCCAAACAATATGACTTTAGCATTGCCAACGAGTTAGAGCAAACTGGAGATTTCTACAAAGGGAATACAATGGAAATCTATACTACTCCCGAAAATTTTGATGTAGTTTTAAATGAGTTTAGAGATTTGGCAGTAGTTATTCGTCAAAAACAAGTATGGCAACAAAAAGAAAAGAAAGAATACCTTCCTATCGTTAGCCGTATTACAACCAACAAAGAACACTTAGCAAGCTTAAATGCTCAACTTGAAAAAACCAATAATCTAGATGATCAGCTAAAATTAAAAGATAAAATCAATGCTGTTCATCAAGAATTAAACTTGGCCGTTTTGGATGCTACCAATATTCTCAACAACCAACCTTATAGCACCATTACCTTAGCTTTTTATCAAAACTTGGAAATGGCAAAACCTAAAATAGAAACTTTTAGGGCTGACTTTTCTTCTAATTTGATAACAGGATGGGGCAACTTTAAACAATTTTTATTAGATGCTGCTTTGGTCTGGCCTTATATTATTATTGGTCTAATATTATTATTAACTGTCTTATTAGCGGTTAATAGTAGTAGAAAAAGAACCCGTCAATTCAAATTGCAAATGTTGCATGGACAAACATTACAACAACAAAAAATGGCTCCACCAATGGCAACAACAGCAGCAACAACAAATAGCAGTAAAGCCTAA
- the lpdA gene encoding dihydrolipoyl dehydrogenase produces MKYDVTVIGSGPGGYVAAIRCAQLGLKTAIIERYPTLGGTCLNVGCIPSKALLDSSEHYHNAEKSFAAHGIQVEKLSVDMKTMIARKDSVVSQTCDGVQFLMKKNKIDVIEGHGSFVDKNTIKVTDKKDSSKEVTTITTDKVIIATGSKPVTPAAFNYDKKRIITSTEALNLTEVPKSVVVIGAGVIGLELGSVWARLGTKVEVVEFADSALATMDADLGKEMRKVLKKHLKFGFHLNHMVTSVESDKKGVKVVAKSRKDDKEVTLEADYCLIAIGRRPYTDQLGLDNVGVKVDDRGRIETNNHLETNVEGIFAIGDVVKGAMLAHKAEEEGVYVAEYMVGQHPHINYNLIPGVVYTWPEVAAVGQTEKELKEAGIPIKVGKFPFRALGRARASTDTDGFVKIISHKETDEVLGVHMIGARVADIIAEAVVAMEYRASAEDISRISHAHPTFTEAVKEAALAATDNRPLHM; encoded by the coding sequence ATGAAATACGATGTTACGGTTATCGGTTCTGGTCCTGGTGGTTATGTTGCCGCTATCCGATGTGCACAACTTGGTCTTAAGACTGCAATTATTGAACGATACCCTACGCTTGGCGGTACTTGTCTAAATGTTGGCTGTATTCCGTCCAAAGCATTATTGGATTCTTCCGAGCATTATCACAATGCGGAAAAATCATTTGCAGCACACGGTATCCAAGTAGAAAAGCTAAGTGTTGATATGAAAACAATGATTGCTCGTAAAGACAGTGTTGTTTCTCAAACTTGTGATGGCGTTCAATTTCTTATGAAAAAAAATAAGATTGACGTTATTGAAGGTCATGGCTCTTTTGTAGACAAAAATACCATCAAAGTTACGGACAAAAAAGATTCGTCTAAAGAAGTAACCACTATTACTACTGATAAGGTTATTATTGCAACAGGTTCTAAACCAGTTACTCCTGCGGCATTTAATTATGATAAAAAACGCATCATTACTTCGACAGAAGCACTCAACTTAACTGAAGTACCAAAGAGTGTTGTAGTTATTGGAGCTGGTGTTATTGGGCTTGAGCTTGGTTCTGTCTGGGCTCGACTAGGCACAAAAGTAGAAGTGGTCGAATTTGCTGATTCTGCTTTGGCAACAATGGATGCTGACTTAGGAAAGGAAATGCGTAAGGTATTGAAAAAACATCTAAAATTTGGTTTCCACTTAAATCATATGGTTACCTCTGTTGAATCTGACAAAAAAGGTGTAAAAGTCGTTGCCAAATCAAGAAAAGATGACAAGGAAGTTACCTTAGAAGCAGACTACTGTTTAATTGCAATTGGTCGTAGACCTTATACCGATCAGTTGGGGCTTGACAATGTTGGGGTAAAAGTAGATGATAGAGGACGCATCGAAACGAACAATCACTTAGAAACTAATGTTGAAGGCATTTTTGCCATAGGAGATGTTGTCAAAGGAGCTATGTTGGCACACAAAGCCGAAGAAGAAGGTGTCTATGTTGCAGAATATATGGTGGGACAACATCCTCATATCAATTACAATTTAATTCCTGGTGTTGTGTATACTTGGCCAGAGGTTGCCGCTGTTGGACAAACAGAAAAAGAATTGAAAGAAGCTGGAATTCCTATCAAAGTAGGTAAATTCCCATTCCGTGCCTTGGGACGTGCCCGCGCTAGTACTGATACCGATGGTTTTGTGAAAATTATTTCTCACAAAGAAACGGATGAAGTTTTAGGCGTACATATGATTGGTGCCCGTGTAGCAGATATTATTGCAGAAGCTGTCGTAGCCATGGAATACCGTGCATCAGCCGAAGATATTTCTCGCATTAGCCATGCTCATCCAACATTTACAGAAGCTGTCAAAGAAGCCGCTTTGGCTGCAACAGACAATCGTCCATTGCATATGTAA
- a CDS encoding DUF3810 domain-containing protein, with the protein MSFNFPNKKERESIWIKLGLGAILIRIILGFQPQWCEVIYSRGIYPWIRSFFDHTLGLLPFAAIYLFDLILVIWLIKISTHFIKSVFIEKEGIRGKGYGKSIVAFFMGLIFWFLFLWGYNYARIPMSEQIGLEVPESMNFDAIWEEAQYIKQTCIEARQKIPSIDTNVIPLDAYPSNLEEVMRTSLKEVLKEYGYDFSGHVRGRFVQPDGILLRFNSSGVYFPFTGEGHVDNGLHHISKPFTIAHELGHGYGFGSEDVCNFLGFLACIRSQHPAIQYSGYLMYWRYVYGTLMGFMTEQDYQIERATISRGMHNDMEAIYAKVENYPAFIPFLQPAVYDVFLKVQGVEDGIESYDRMILLVSSWRKKYH; encoded by the coding sequence ATGAGTTTTAATTTTCCAAACAAAAAAGAACGTGAATCAATCTGGATAAAACTCGGTCTGGGTGCCATTTTAATTAGAATAATCTTGGGCTTTCAACCTCAATGGTGCGAAGTTATCTACTCTAGAGGTATCTATCCTTGGATTAGAAGTTTTTTTGATCATACACTTGGTCTGCTGCCTTTTGCTGCCATCTACTTATTTGATCTTATCCTTGTCATTTGGCTAATAAAAATTAGTACCCATTTTATCAAAAGCGTTTTCATAGAAAAAGAGGGCATTAGAGGCAAAGGGTATGGAAAATCGATCGTTGCTTTTTTTATGGGATTAATTTTCTGGTTTCTTTTTCTCTGGGGATATAATTATGCTCGTATTCCTATGTCAGAACAAATTGGCTTAGAGGTTCCTGAATCAATGAATTTTGACGCCATTTGGGAAGAAGCTCAATATATTAAACAAACCTGTATTGAAGCACGTCAAAAAATTCCGAGTATTGATACCAATGTCATTCCCTTGGATGCTTACCCTAGCAACTTGGAAGAAGTTATGCGCACATCCTTAAAAGAAGTTTTAAAAGAATATGGGTACGATTTTTCTGGTCATGTTAGGGGTAGATTTGTACAACCAGATGGAATTTTGCTTCGTTTCAACAGCTCAGGGGTTTATTTTCCGTTTACAGGAGAAGGGCACGTTGACAATGGCTTGCACCATATTTCTAAACCCTTTACAATTGCTCATGAATTGGGACATGGATATGGTTTTGGAAGTGAAGATGTTTGCAATTTTCTAGGTTTTTTGGCCTGTATTCGTTCCCAACACCCTGCTATACAATATTCAGGTTACCTCATGTATTGGCGATATGTATATGGCACTTTAATGGGATTTATGACAGAACAAGATTATCAAATAGAACGAGCAACTATTTCAAGAGGCATGCACAATGACATGGAGGCTATTTATGCTAAAGTAGAAAATTACCCTGCATTCATTCCCTTCTTACAACCCGCTGTTTACGATGTTTTTTTGAAAGTACAAGGTGTTGAAGATGGTATTGAAAGCTATGATAGGATGATTTTATTGGTCTCTAGTTGGCGAAAAAAATACCACTAA
- a CDS encoding superoxide dismutase, which yields MAFELPDLPYAHDALEPHIDTKTMEIHHGKHHNGYTTKLNNAVEGTDLANKSIEDILKNLDMNNTAVRNNGGGFYNHSLFWEVMSPNGGGQPTGELAEAINTAYGSFDAFKEKFSSAAGSRFGSGWAWLCVHKGGKVEVCSSANQDNPLMPGIGCGGFPILGLDVWEHAYYLNYQNRRPDYVSSFFNVINWDKVSELYAANK from the coding sequence ATGGCTTTCGAATTACCCGATTTACCATACGCTCACGATGCGTTAGAACCACATATCGATACAAAAACAATGGAAATTCATCATGGTAAACATCATAATGGATATACCACTAAACTAAATAATGCTGTTGAAGGAACTGATCTTGCCAATAAGAGCATTGAAGATATCTTGAAAAACTTAGATATGAATAATACTGCTGTTCGTAATAACGGTGGTGGATTTTACAACCACTCTTTATTCTGGGAAGTAATGTCTCCTAATGGAGGTGGGCAACCTACTGGAGAATTGGCAGAAGCTATCAATACTGCTTATGGCTCATTTGATGCCTTCAAAGAAAAATTCTCTAGCGCTGCTGGTAGCCGTTTTGGTTCTGGATGGGCATGGCTTTGTGTACACAAAGGTGGTAAAGTGGAAGTTTGTTCTTCTGCTAACCAAGACAATCCATTGATGCCAGGTATTGGTTGTGGTGGTTTCCCTATTTTAGGTCTAGACGTTTGGGAACATGCTTACTACTTAAACTATCAAAACCGTCGTCCTGATTACGTTTCTTCATTCTTTAATGTAATCAACTGGGATAAAGTATCTGAGTTGTATGCTGCTAACAAATAG